CCATGGTTCAAGGTGTGGGCTAGGCACACGCTGTATGGAACCACGTTTTCTGAACTCGACGCCGGACCCAGAGCGGTCTGGTTTTCACTCCTCTGCATGGCTTGCGACTCACCTGAACCTGGTGTGATTGGACTTGGCGCTCCGATCACGGTTGGATACACAAATGAGCAGTTAAGTGATATTTTGAAGTTGGACGAAGATATTGTGTCAAACGGGCTTCACATGTTACAACAATACGGTAAGGTTTCAATCTCTGTAACTGGCGTGATAACTATAACTAAATGGAATCTCTACCAATCTGATTACGACAGGACAAGACAAGCTCCGAGTCGTACACGGAAACGTACAGCGAAAAGTACACTGAAAAGTACCTCACATACACCGCCCTCAGAAGCAGAGGTTACAGAGGTTACAGAGGTTACAGAGGATCAGAGGATCAGAAGCAGAGAAGATGGCGCGAACGGTTCGAAGACTCACCGTTCGCTACCCCTTTCGAAACTTTCGGATGATGATTGGTTTGCGGAACTCAAAAAAACCTACACCTGGTTGGACGTGGATCGGGAGATGGCGAAAGCCAGGGCATGGATTTTAACGCACAACG
This is a stretch of genomic DNA from Candidatus Eisenbacteria bacterium. It encodes these proteins:
- a CDS encoding phage replisome organizer N-terminal domain-containing protein, with the protein product MADIPHPERLRRSRPWFKVWARHTLYGTTFSELDAGPRAVWFSLLCMACDSPEPGVIGLGAPITVGYTNEQLSDILKLDEDIVSNGLHMLQQYGKVSISVTGVITITKWNLYQSDYDRTRQAPSRTRKRTAKSTLKSTSHTPPSEAEVTEVTEVTEDQRIRSREDGANGSKTHRSLPLSKLSDDDWFAELKKTYTWLDVDREMAKARAWILTHNGRQFTRRFFVNWLNKVEKPIQQSEGPSPLRTMAEAAHAHVEAGGKLP